Proteins encoded within one genomic window of Paramisgurnus dabryanus chromosome 11, PD_genome_1.1, whole genome shotgun sequence:
- the hes2.1 gene encoding transcription factor HES-2.1 — translation MTPNLITDAQSHIFSSRMTVAQKKEAHELRKTLKPLMEKRRRARINESLNHLKTLILPLVGKNASRYSKLEKADILEMTVRFLRDLPSSFTKGQTDSYKEGYKACFQRVSALPPQSGLDAETRQRVTEFIQHSMVPATSTCHNCCAHNSSTISQMHQKILSLRNNSGSASASSQPQPATLAPVDMWRPW, via the exons ATGACTCCCAACCTCATCACCGATGCTCAGTCTCACATATTCTCCTCTCGAATGACTGTAGCTCAGAAAAAAGAGGCACATGAATTAAGAAAG ACTCTCAAGCCACTGATGGAAAAGAGAAGACGTGCTCGAATAAATGAGAGTCTCAATCACCTAAAAACACTCATTCTGCCACTGGTCGGCAAAAAT GCTTCACGCTATTCGAAGCTAGAGAAAGCTGATATTCTGGAAATGACAGTCCGCTTCCTTCGAGATTTGCCTTCGTCATTCACTAAAG GTCAAACAGACAGCTATAAAGAGGGTTACAAAGCATGTTTCCAGCGCGTCTCTGCGCTGCCGCCGCAGTCCGGCCTGGACGCAGAAACCCGTCAGCGCGTCACTGAATTCATCCAGCACTCGATGGTGCCTGCGACATCAACTTGCCATAACTGCTGTGCTCATAACTCCAGCACGATTTCACAGATGCACCAGAAAATCTTGAGCTTGAGAAACAACAGCGGTAGCGCATCAGCATCCAGTCAACCCCAACCTGCGACACTGGCACCTGTGGACATGTGGAGACCCTGGTGA